TAACCCCCAATGGCGAAAAGACCCTTCTTTTAACACATTAATCCCTTCTCTAACCCCAACCCATATCTCTTCTCTCTTCAACCTCAACCTCCACCCTCTCACCGCCTTAAATTTCTTCAAATGGATCCACCAACAACACGGTTTCATCCACACCGTCCATTCCTACCAACCACTCCTTTTCATTCTCGTTCGAAATGGGTACCTTCGTGCTGCGGAGAATGTTCGAAATTCCATGATCAAAACCTGTGCTTCACCACAAGAAGCAAGGTTTGTTTTGAACCTTTTGCGTTTGATGAACAATGCCCATCATCAACCACTAGGGTTTAAGCTCTCTGTTACTTCGTATAATCGCCTTTTAATGTGCTTGTCGCGTTTTGTTATGGTTGATGAATTGCATTGTTTGTTTAAGGATATGTTGGATGATGATGAGGTTTTGCctaattttattacttttaataCTATGGTGAATGTTCATTGTAAATTGGGGAATGTGGTTGTGGCTAAGGTGTTTTTGAATGGTTTAATAAAGAGTGGTTTTTGTGCTGATGCTTTTACGTATACTTCTTTGATATTGGGTTATTGTAAAAATTGTGATGTTGAGAAGGCTTATAAGGTGTTTGAGATAATGCCGCAACAGGGTGTTAGGAGGAATGAGGTTTTGTATACTAATCTAATTCATGGTTTTTGTGAAGCTGGAAAGTTTGATGAGGCTCTCAAGTTGTTTTTGCAGATGAAGGAGGATGGTTGTTTTCCTACAGTTCGAACTTATACGGTTGTTGTAGGTGCTTTATGCAAGTTGGGGAAGGAGACAGaagctttgaatttttttgaggaGATGGTGGAAAGAGGTTGTGAGCCTAATGTCTATACTTATACTGTATTGATTGATTATTTCTGTAAGGTGGGTAAGATGGAGGAGGGGATGAAAATGTTGAATGCAATGTTGGAGAAAAGGTTGGTTTCGAGTGTTGTCCCGTATAATGCCTTGATTGATGGGTATTGTAAAGGGGGAATGATGGAGGATGCCGTGAGTGTATTGGGTTTGATGGAGTCGAATAAAGTTTGTCCGAATGCTCGTACTTATAATGAACTAATTTGTGGGTTTTGTAGAAGAAAAAGCATGGACAGGGCGATGGCATTGCttaataaaatgtttgaaaACAAACTGTCGCCGAACCTGATCACGTATAACACGTTAATCCATGGGCTGTGTAAAGCAGGTGGGGTAGATAGTGCTTGGCGGCTGTATCATTTGATGATTAAAGATGACTTTGTTCCTGATCAGAGAACTTTCGGTGCTTTTATAGATTGCCTCTGTAGAATGGGAAAAGTAGGAGAAGCGTGTCAGGTCTTTGAGTCTCTTAAGGAAAAAAACGTCGAAGCAAATGAATTCATATATACAGCCTTGATTGATGGATACTGCAAGGCTGAGAAAATCGATGATGCTCACTTGTTATTCAAAAGGATGCTTGCTGAGGGATGTTTGCCGAACTCTATTACGTTCAATGTATTGTTAGATGGCTTGTGCAAAGAGGGGAAAGTGGAAGATGCAATGTTGTTGGTGGATGACATGGTAAAGTTTAATGTGAAGCCCACTGTTCACACATATACAATTCTCATTGAGGAAATTTTGAAGGAAGGTGACTTTGACCGTGCTAATAAGTTGCTCCACCAAATGATTTCATCTGGATGTCAGCCTAATGTTGTCACATATACTGCATTTGTTAAAGCATATTGCAGCCAAGGAAGATTAGAGGATGCTGAAGAGatgatggtcaagattaaagaagaaGGCGTATTTCTCGACTCCTTCatctataatttattaattaatgcaTATGGATGTATAGGACAACCAGACAGTGCGTTTGGTGTTCTCAAGCGCATGCTTGATGCTGGTTGCGAGCCTTCGCGTCAAACGTATTCCATCCTAATGAAGCATCTAATTAGCGAAAAACAAAAGAAGGATGGCATCAGTCTTGTTGGACTTGATTTGAATTCAACCAATATTTCAGTTGATAATCCTGAGATTTGGAAGATAACCGACTTTGAAATCATAACCGTGCTCTTCGAGAAAATGGTGGAACATGGCTGTGTGCCTAATGTTAACACCTACAGCAAGCTTATCAAAGGATTTTGCATGGTGGAACACTTATCAATAGCCATCAGGTTGTTAAACCATTTGAAAGAAAGTGGAATATCTCCATCTGAAAACATTCATAATTCTCTTCTAAGTGGTTGCTGTAAGTTGGGAATGTATGAAGAAGCATTGACATTGCTAGATTCTATGATGGAGTATAACCATTTAGCACATCTTGAATCCTATAAACTTCTCATTTGTAGGCTATTTGAACAAGGTAACGAAGAGAAGGCCGAAGCGATTTTTCATAGTTTACTAAGCTGCGGGTATAATTATGACGAAGTGGTTTGGAAAGTTCTAATTGATGGTTTAATTAAAAGGGGTTATACTGATCAATGCTCAAAGTTGCGAAACATTATGGAGAACAATGGATGTCCTGTACATTCTGAGACGTGCTCAATGTTAACTCAGGAACTGAATGAAATTAAAAGTGACGAGTGTGTATTTTTTCCTGGAAATGGAACTGGGAAAAAGATGCCTCCCATtgatatttcattttttgatgACTCTGGCTAAGGTTG
This region of Cicer arietinum cultivar CDC Frontier isolate Library 1 chromosome 8, Cicar.CDCFrontier_v2.0, whole genome shotgun sequence genomic DNA includes:
- the LOC101513759 gene encoding uncharacterized protein encodes the protein MRKSKPLSTFLRQNHNLFHVLFKPFSSLPQQPDLPSQIYTILSNPQWRKDPSFNTLIPSLTPTHISSLFNLNLHPLTALNFFKWIHQQHGFIHTVHSYQPLLFILVRNGYLRAAENVRNSMIKTCASPQEARFVLNLLRLMNNAHHQPLGFKLSVTSYNRLLMCLSRFVMVDELHCLFKDMLDDDEVLPNFITFNTMVNVHCKLGNVVVAKVFLNGLIKSGFCADAFTYTSLILGYCKNCDVEKAYKVFEIMPQQGVRRNEVLYTNLIHGFCEAGKFDEALKLFLQMKEDGCFPTVRTYTVVVGALCKLGKETEALNFFEEMVERGCEPNVYTYTVLIDYFCKVGKMEEGMKMLNAMLEKRLVSSVVPYNALIDGYCKGGMMEDAVSVLGLMESNKVCPNARTYNELICGFCRRKSMDRAMALLNKMFENKLSPNLITYNTLIHGLCKAGGVDSAWRLYHLMIKDDFVPDQRTFGAFIDCLCRMGKVGEACQVFESLKEKNVEANEFIYTALIDGYCKAEKIDDAHLLFKRMLAEGCLPNSITFNVLLDGLCKEGKVEDAMLLVDDMVKFNVKPTVHTYTILIEEILKEGDFDRANKLLHQMISSGCQPNVVTYTAFVKAYCSQGRLEDAEEMMVKIKEEGVFLDSFIYNLLINAYGCIGQPDSAFGVLKRMLDAGCEPSRQTYSILMKHLISEKQKKDGISLVGLDLNSTNISVDNPEIWKITDFEIITVLFEKMVEHGCVPNVNTYSKLIKGFCMVEHLSIAIRLLNHLKESGISPSENIHNSLLSGCCKLGMYEEALTLLDSMMEYNHLAHLESYKLLICRLFEQGNEEKAEAIFHSLLSCGYNYDEVVWKVLIDGLIKRGYTDQCSKLRNIMENNGCPVHSETCSMLTQELNEIKSDECVFFPGNGTGKKMPPIDISFFDDSG